The genomic window AACGACGGAATCTCCATTCGCGTTGGAAAGAACGAAATCGTTGGGATCATAGGTCCCAACGGTGCTGGAAAAACTACACTAATACGACAGCTTTTGGGACTTTTGAAGCCAACAAGCGGCTCAATTAAGGTAATGGGCAAAGACATTGAAGACAACGCCGATATCATAAAGAAAACCCTCGCCTACGTACCACAGTACCCCCTCAGCTTTCCCTCTTTGAGGGTTGGGGAGGTGTTGGAGTACATCCTTAGGATGAGGGACAAGAACATTTCAAAGGATGAAATAAGCGAACGAATATCCAATGTTCTGAACCTCGTGGGCCTCAGCAGAGCGGCAAAGTTCTTCGGGTATCAGTTGTCGGGGGGCATGAAAAAGTCCCTGCTGTTGGCGATGGCCCTCGTTCAGGAGCTTCCGGTTCTCGTGCTCGACGAGCCAACGAGCATGGTGGACATCGTTACAAAGCACCGGTTGTGGGAGGTGATAAGGGACTCCAACCGCAAGGGAATCCTCCTTGCCAGTCACGACATGAACGAAGTGAAGGCCCTGTGCGACAGGGTATACCTTCTCCTCCACGGAAAAATAGTGGCCTCTGGCACTCCAGCGGATATGGTCTCGATGATTAAGATGCCCACTGAAGTTCGTCTTATACCTCAAGGGGAGATACCCTCAAGCATCCTTCCGAATGA from Thermococcus sp. includes these protein-coding regions:
- a CDS encoding ABC transporter ATP-binding protein, which translates into the protein MNVIEINNLTKIYPDGTKANDGISIRVGKNEIVGIIGPNGAGKTTLIRQLLGLLKPTSGSIKVMGKDIEDNADIIKKTLAYVPQYPLSFPSLRVGEVLEYILRMRDKNISKDEISERISNVLNLVGLSRAAKFFGYQLSGGMKKSLLLAMALVQELPVLVLDEPTSMVDIVTKHRLWEVIRDSNRKGILLASHDMNEVKALCDRVYLLLHGKIVASGTPADMVSMIKMPTEVRLIPQGEIPSSILPNEHRKRGDLYELTFDTLEEALRAVEVIIKTADVSYLEIESPSFENLVINLIGRDDE